GACCGAGCAGCTTTCTCTGCAGGACTTGAGGCGTTCTTCGGATTGGGATGACATTATGCTGACAATCCTGTCCGGAGATGCCGCTCTATTTGTGGAAGACATGGAAGAGACGGTTCTGATCGGAAGCAAAGGCTGGAAAAGCCGGGCGATAGAGGAACCGCAGACCGAATCGCTTATCCGCGGACCAAGGGACGGATTCACGGAAGACCTCCGGACAAATACGGCATTAATTAGAAGAAGGATCCGGGATTCCCATCTCCGGTTCGACTCTTATTGCATCGGACGCAGATCAAGGAAGGATGTAACGGTAGCCTATATAGAGGGTATTGCAAACCCAATGCTCGTGAACGAAGTGAAGCGGAGAGTCGGTACGATTGATATGGATGATCCGGAAGGATCGGGTTTTATCGAGCAATGGATTCAGGACCATTACTGGTCGCCTTTCCCGCAAATTATGAACACGGAGCGTCCGGATAAGGTGTCTGGTGCCTTGCTGCAGGGCAAAGTGGCGGTTCTTGTGGACGGTACTCCGTTTCAATTGGTTATGCCGGTGACGATCGGTTCCTTTATTCAATCGCCGGAGGATTATTACCAGAACTGGATACTGTCGAGCGTACTTCGGATTTTACGCGTTTTTGCCGTTTTTATAGCCTTATTTCTGCCGGGGTTATATATCGCGCTGTTGGAATATCATCACGGAATGCTGCCGTCCAAGCTTGCCTTTTCCGTAGCGGGGACAAGAGAAGGGGTTCCTTTCCCGGCTGTTGTGGAGACTTTTCTAATGGAAGCAACCTTGGAGCTTTTACGGGAAGCGGGCGTTCGGCTGCCGAAATCGATTGGCCAGACGATCGGGGTTGTAGGCGGTCTGGTTATTGGCGAGGCGGCGGTAACGGCAGGCATCGTAAGTCCGGTAATGGTGGTTGTAGTGGCTGTTACCGCTATCGCGTCGTTTGCCATTCCTTCCTATGGGTTTGCAATATCCATTCGGTTAATGCGGTTTCTTATTATGATCGCGGGAAGTGTATTTGGGCTCTACGGCATTGTACTAGCTATGATTATCACTTGTATCCATCTCGTGAATTTAAGGAGCTTTGGCATTCCGTATACCGCACCGCTTGCGCCGCTTCGCTTGTCGGACTGGCGGGACCTTATTTACCGGCTGCCCGTCATTCGTATGTCCCATAGACCGGAAATATTGGAAACGATGGATACGAAAAGATTGAATACTAGCAGCAAAAGAAAGGGATCATCATGAGAATTAACAGCTACGGCGAAAAACCTTTATCTTCTTTGGAGATGGGCATGACGACAACCTCCATGCTGATTGGCGTAGGGATTCTGACGCTTCCCCGCTCGGTGGCAACCTACACGGCCTCGTTTGATGGCTGGATGAGTATTCTGCTTGCGGGCAGTATTGCGCTTCTTGCAGGCTGGCTAGTTTCCAAGGTAGCAGTCCGGGCGGGGAGTAAACCGTTTCTGGAATATTCGGTAACCCTGGTAGGCAGGCCGGTCACTTATATAATTGCGGCTCTCCAGTTCAGCTATTTCTTAGGCTTCTGCTCCTTTGAGACAAGGGCAATCGCCAACATTTCGAAGCAATACTTATTTGACCGAACACCGGTTGAGTATATCTCGCTAGTGTTTGTTTTGGTTGTTGTCTACGGGGTAGCCGGCAGCAGGTCGGGGCTGCTTCGTCTGAATGTTCTGTTCCTCCCCTCGGTTCTGATTATGGTTGCGATTGTTGTCTGCTTCGGGTACAGATGGTATGAATTCGATAATCTGAAGCCGTTTTTTATTACCCCGCCAATCGGCATTGCGCAGGGGATGAAAGAGGTTGTCTACTCCCTGCTCGGGTTTGAGATTATTTTGTATTACATCGTGTTTATGGAGCGTCCGGAAAAGGCGCCTAAAGCCGTAATGTCAGGCATTGCATTGACAGTCTTTATCTACCTGGTTATCTATCATCTTGCTATCGGCATTTTCTCGAATATTGGAACCATGAACATCGTATATCCAACCATTGAGCTGGCGAAGGAAATCCAGTTCCCGGGCAACTTCTTCGAGCGGTTTGAATCGTTGTTTTTTGTCATCTGGATTATGACGATCTACAACACAGCGGCCATGGGGTTTGATTTGGCTAACGAATGCCTGTCTTTTCTGTTCAAAAAACTAACCAAACGCTACAGGCTGCTTATTATTGCACCCATAGCTTATATGATCTGCATGGCTCCGGGTGATATGGCGGAATTCACGACCCTTGGTAACATCATCAGCTATATGGCGATCATTTCCGGCATATTATTGCCGATCTCGCTTCTGATGTTTGGGGGAAAGAAGAAAAAGGAGGAGAAGGCAAATGATAAGAGCGGCGCGTAGAGGTAGACGAATGCTGCTCTTGGCAATGGCTTCTTCTGTTCTTCTCTCAGGCTGCTGGGACAGGGTTGAGATCGATCAGCGCGGTTTTGTAGTAGGAGTAGGGATTGACGAACCGGCTAAAAAAGAAGGGAAGCAGGATAGCGGAAATCAGCAAGACAGTAATCAGGATAGCGGAAATCAATCACAAGATAAGCAGAAGGGCTCTTCCAAGCAGACATTTAAAGTCGTCTACCAAATTGTTATGCCCGCGGAGCTTAGCACAAATAAGGCGGATAGCGGCGTAAGCGGAGGCAAAGCTTTTTTTAATATGGCGGTAGAGGAAAATACGATGGCGACTTCGATGGCAAAGCTCTCCCAGCGTTTGAGCCGCGCTCCTTTTTTTGAACATTTAAAGGTCATTGTCATTTCGGAGAGTATTGCGCGGAAGCCTCAGAAGTTCGCGGAGACGATCGACTTCTTTTTGCGCGAGAGCCAGATGAGGCGTTCGACCAGAGTCATGATTACTCGCGATAAGGCGGCGAATATTTTGAATACGCATCCGCCCGACCAGAAGCTGCCGTCGCAGTATCTGGAAGAGTTGTCGGATAATACGAAGGAAAGCTCCAGAATTTTGCCGGAATCCCGCATTGGGGATGTTCATGAGTATTTGCTCAAGCATAAAAGCTTTGCCATACAGGCTGTTATTAACGGCAATCCCAGCTACTCTACAGTGACTGAAGCCGCGGTCTTTAATGGAACGTCCAACCAGCTTGTTGGTTTTTTAACGCCTAAAGAAACAGCCGGGCTTAACTTTTTGGAGGGAAAAGTAAAAGGCGGTCAAATCAAATTTTCGTTTGATGACCGGCTTGGTGTATTTAGTATTGAAAAGGTGACCAGAAAACTGGAATGTACATTTGGTCCTGATAATTTGCCTGCGTTCACTTTTCGCGTCAATGTGGATGGAGCTGTAGACGAGGTTTTTCATGCACCGGATACCTTAAAAGAACCTTCCATCAAGAAAATGGAGGAAGCGGTTCAGAAGGAGATAGTTAAGTTGATGGAGATGACGATCAATAAACTGCAGCATGAATACAACTGCGATGTCATGGGGCTTCGGGAATATTTGTTCCATAATCATTACAAGTGGTTCAAGCAGCATGAAAATCAGTGGGAGGAACAAGGCAATCTCTTTGCTAGCCGTCCAATACAATTGGATGTGAAGGTAGGCGTGAGAAGAAGCGGGAATATCAACCTGACGGAGGATTAGGATGGAACTGGTGAAACATATTATGGAACGCATGCCGTCGATCAGTGTTTTATTCAGCACCTTCTTGTGTGTCGCTATTCCGATGGTATTCTACTGGGTATCAGACCGGATGCGAAGACATGACCCGCCTTGGAAGCAGGAGCTGCCGACAGATCAACTGCAAAAAACGATGCTGCCTGCAGGCTCTTCGAATGATCAATATGAAGAGTGAGAGGTCATGATTCGGAAAAGAGCTTATAAGCTCGTAAAAGTTTTTTAGAAAAAAAGCTTGCAATCGCATTTAAGTCTATGGTATATTCTAATTCCGGCCGAGAGAGACAAGCGGTTCGGACGAAAAGCTGAAAATCATTGAGAAATTCGATGAAAAATAAAGCTTGACACTGAATTCGATAACGTGATAAGATATGCAGCGTTGTTGAAAAAATATTGTTCTTTGAAAACTGAACAACGAGCAAAACTGCCCCGTTAGAAATAACGGAAAAGCGATAAAACAAAGTTTGAGCAAGTCAAACACTTTAATGGAGAGTTTGATCCTGGCTCAGGACGAACGCTGGCGGCGTGCCTAATACATGCAAGTCGAGCGGATCTTGTCCTTCGGGACAAGGTTAGCGGCGGACGGGTGAGTAACACGTGGGTAACCTGCCCATAAGACTGGGATAACATTCGGAAACGAATGCTAATACCGGATATGCGAATTGGTCGCATGGCCGAATCGGGAAAGGCGGAGCAATCTGCCACTTATGGATGGACCCGCGGCGCATTAGCTAGTTGGTGGGGTAACGGCTCACCAAGGCGACGATGCGTAGCCGACCTGAGAGGGTGATCGGCCACACTGGGACTGAGACACGGCCCAGACTCCTACGGGAGGCAGCAGTAGGGAATCTTCCGCAATGGACGAAAGTCTGACGGAGCAACGCCGCGTGAGTGATGAAGGTTTTCGGATCGTAAAGCTCTGTTGCCAGGGAAGAACGCTTACGAGAGTAACTGCTCGTAAGGTGACGGTACCTGAGAAGAAAGCCCCGGCTAACTACGTGCCAGCAGCCGCGGTAATACGTAGGGGGCAAGCGTTGTCCGGAATTATTGGGCGTAAAGCGCGCGCAGGCGGCCTTGTAAGTCTGTCGTTTAAACTCGGAGCTCAACTTCGAGTCGCGATGGAAACTGCAAAGCTTGAGTGCAGAAGAGGAAAGTGGAATTCCACGTGTAGCGGTGAAATGCGTAGAGATGTGGAGGAACACCAGTGGCGAAGGCGACTTTCTGGGCTGTAACTGACGCTGAGGCGCGAAAGCGTGGGGAGCAAACAGGATTAGATACCCTGGTAGTCCACGCCGTAAACGATGAATGCTAGGTGTTAGGGGTTTCGATACCCTTGGTGCCGAAGTTAACACATTAAGCATTCCGCCTGGGGAGTACGGTCGCAAGACTGAAACTCAAAGGAATTGACGGGGACCCGCACAAGCAGTGGAGTATGTGGTTTAATTCGAAGCAACGCGAAGAACCTTACCAGGTCTTGACATCCCTCTGACCGTCCTAGAGATAGGGCTTTCCTTCGGGACAGAGGAGACAGGTGGTGCATGGTTGTCGTCAGCTCGTGTCGTGAGATGTTGGGTTAAGTCCCGCAACGAGCGCAACCCTTGATCTTAGTTGCCAGCACTTTGGGTGGGCACTCTAGGATGACTGCCGGTGACAAACCGGAGGAAGGTGGGGATGACGTCAAATCATCATGCCCCTTATGACCTGGGCTACACACGTACTACAATGGCCGATACAACGGGAAGCGAAACCGCGAGGTGGAGCCAATCCTATCAAAGTCGGTCTCAGTTCGGATTGCAGGCTGCAACTCGCCTGCATGAAGTCG
This region of Paenibacillus sp. JDR-2 genomic DNA includes:
- a CDS encoding Ger(x)C family spore germination protein, with protein sequence MIRAARRGRRMLLLAMASSVLLSGCWDRVEIDQRGFVVGVGIDEPAKKEGKQDSGNQQDSNQDSGNQSQDKQKGSSKQTFKVVYQIVMPAELSTNKADSGVSGGKAFFNMAVEENTMATSMAKLSQRLSRAPFFEHLKVIVISESIARKPQKFAETIDFFLRESQMRRSTRVMITRDKAANILNTHPPDQKLPSQYLEELSDNTKESSRILPESRIGDVHEYLLKHKSFAIQAVINGNPSYSTVTEAAVFNGTSNQLVGFLTPKETAGLNFLEGKVKGGQIKFSFDDRLGVFSIEKVTRKLECTFGPDNLPAFTFRVNVDGAVDEVFHAPDTLKEPSIKKMEEAVQKEIVKLMEMTINKLQHEYNCDVMGLREYLFHNHYKWFKQHENQWEEQGNLFASRPIQLDVKVGVRRSGNINLTED
- a CDS encoding spore germination protein, which produces MEHNGQPLEQPSKPFASVSDNLAFIRQSLGSPNDLLIRTFRMAEGEKAAVVCIEGLADKQVIQNQVISQLMQESGSRFARTDRTENTGQMDDEYSRGTEAQTTEQLSLQDLRRSSDWDDIMLTILSGDAALFVEDMEETVLIGSKGWKSRAIEEPQTESLIRGPRDGFTEDLRTNTALIRRRIRDSHLRFDSYCIGRRSRKDVTVAYIEGIANPMLVNEVKRRVGTIDMDDPEGSGFIEQWIQDHYWSPFPQIMNTERPDKVSGALLQGKVAVLVDGTPFQLVMPVTIGSFIQSPEDYYQNWILSSVLRILRVFAVFIALFLPGLYIALLEYHHGMLPSKLAFSVAGTREGVPFPAVVETFLMEATLELLREAGVRLPKSIGQTIGVVGGLVIGEAAVTAGIVSPVMVVVVAVTAIASFAIPSYGFAISIRLMRFLIMIAGSVFGLYGIVLAMIITCIHLVNLRSFGIPYTAPLAPLRLSDWRDLIYRLPVIRMSHRPEILETMDTKRLNTSSKRKGSS
- a CDS encoding GerAB/ArcD/ProY family transporter, which encodes MRINSYGEKPLSSLEMGMTTTSMLIGVGILTLPRSVATYTASFDGWMSILLAGSIALLAGWLVSKVAVRAGSKPFLEYSVTLVGRPVTYIIAALQFSYFLGFCSFETRAIANISKQYLFDRTPVEYISLVFVLVVVYGVAGSRSGLLRLNVLFLPSVLIMVAIVVCFGYRWYEFDNLKPFFITPPIGIAQGMKEVVYSLLGFEIILYYIVFMERPEKAPKAVMSGIALTVFIYLVIYHLAIGIFSNIGTMNIVYPTIELAKEIQFPGNFFERFESLFFVIWIMTIYNTAAMGFDLANECLSFLFKKLTKRYRLLIIAPIAYMICMAPGDMAEFTTLGNIISYMAIISGILLPISLLMFGGKKKKEEKANDKSGA